TGTCAGGTCACCTGCTGGGCTTGGGCGTAGAGCCTGGTGGCCGTGGTGGCGGCGTCCTGGAGCTGGGAGAGGATCTCGTCCCGGTCGCCGTCGAGGATGCTGCGGATCGTCTGCTGGCCGACCGCGCAGCCGTCGTTGTACGCCTGGCTGTCGTAGTCGGGTCCGGCGTCCAGCCACTCGCGGATGGCGGGCTCGACGACCTTCAGGTTGTGCTCGGGACTGCCGTCGAGGCGGTACTGGACGAGGATCTTGCGGACGCACTCCATCGCCCACTCGTAGCCGCGCTCCCAGCGGCCGTTGACGGCGTCGGGGCGGAGCGCCTGGTAGAGCGCGGCAAAGATCTGCTCGGCGGTGAAGGCGGACACGGTCAGCTCCAGGCGGGGTGGGTGGGGAGGAAGGTGGTGTTCATAACGTCGTCGGGCAGGCCGAAGTGGACGGCGAGCGCCTCGACGCCGTGCGCCAGTTCCGTCACGGACCGCAGGACCTCGCCGTCGAGGGTGAGCACGTCGTAGTTGGCGCTGGCGTGGGTGGGGACCAGGCGCAGCAGGCCCCCGAGTCCATGTGCGGGGAAGGTCACCTTGCGGGTGAACTCCTCGACCGGTCCGTGGCGTTCGACGACGGCCTCGGTGGGCGGCAGGTCGCAGGTGGCGATGAGTCCGCAGCGGCGGGCGGGGCGCACCGTGAAGCCGACCGCCTTCAGGCGGCGGGTCCAGTCGGCAGCCAGCTCGGCGTGCTCACGGACGCGCCGCTCCGACTGGTCGCAGCGGCCGGTGTGGTACGGGAGAAGAACGATGTTCTTCGGGTCGCTGCCGGTGCCGTACAGCGGGTGCCCGGGCGCGCCGTCGAAGGCGTGGTCGGCCAGCCGCATGCGGTAGTGCTGGGTGTTGCCGGCCTGCGGCGGGAGCACCAGCACCGGGACGGTCTTGGCCGGGGAGTTGGGAACTTCGGTCACTTCGGTCGCTCCTTGCGAGGGGCGCCGACCGTGGCACTGGTCGGCGCCCGTGGCGGGCTCAGGACGGGGCGGGCGCGGTGCGTCGGCTTGGGGTGAACATCCGGCGCAGGCGGCGCCTGCTGCGGCGGGTGTCGTCGCCTCCGCCGCCCTTCCACCACGTCCAGGCCAGCAGCAGGGTCAGGGCGGTGGACATGCCGGTCAGGGGGAGGTTGCCGAGGCGGAGCGCTCCGACGGCGGCGCAGAGGGTGCCGAGAGCCTCGAGACCCGCCGCGCGGTGGGTGGCGAGGCGGCCGGAGAAGAACCCGGCCAGGCCGCACATGGCGAAGGCGAAACCGCTGGCGAGCACAGGGTCCATGTCGGTTCCCCGGCTCAGACGTCGCGGCCGTGCAGGCGCATGTGGTCGACGAAGTCCGCTCCCTCGAGGCCCTTGAGGCGCCGGTCGCAGACCCCGCAGCGCATCCCGGGCAGCAGCCGCAGCGACTTGGCCCACTCCCGTCCGGCGGAGGCCCACGCGATGGCGTGGAGCACCAGCAGCCGGTTGTCCGCGTCGAGCTTGGACAGGTGGGGGAAGTCGGCCCCGAGTTCCGGGGCGGCCAGGGCCCGGGCGATCGTCAGGATCTGGAACTCGGCGTCGGTGCCGATGAGCTGGTACCGCTGGGAGGACGTGCCGGGCCAGTCGACGCGGGCCTGGCCGGAGTCCGTGTCGCGGCTGATGAGGCCCATCCGGTCGAGTTCCTCCAGCCAGTGGCCGCTCTCGGCGAGCAGCCAGACGGCGGCCTCCTCCCTCGTGTTGGGGTGCGCGGTGGCGGCGAGCTGCTGGGCGAGGCGGTCATTGCTCATGAGGGTCAAGGTGTTCTCCGTGGGTTCGGGTCGGCGGGTGTGCGGTGTCCTGGCGTCCGCCCGGCGCGGGGCGCACGCCAGGACACCGGGGTTGTCGGGGCTGTGGGTCAGGCGGCGGCCGGGGCCGCGTCGCCTTCGGGGCTGTGGTCGGCGCAGACCAGGGACAGGGGCTCGCCGTCCTTGGGGAGGTTCAGCTCGATCTCCTCGGCCTTGCCGCACAGCAGGCAGTCGAGGGTCACCGTGCGCACCATGCGCATGACCCGGACCTGGGTGGCGCTGGGCAGGTTCAGCGGCTCCTGGCAGCCCATCAGCGTGAGGGTGGCCAGGGTCAGTTCGGCGGAGAGTGGTGTCTCCTCGGTCTCGACCACGGTCAGCGCGGTGGTCGGGGCCTCGGGGAAGGCGAAGATGTCGCCGGGGCGCAGCTCGCGGGCGTGGACGGGCCGGGTGAAGGAGACGGAGACGACGGTGCTCATGGGGCGGGGTGCCTTCTGTCGGGGCGGGATGAGAGGGGGCGTCAGTCGGTGGCGGTCTCGTCGCGGATGAGGCGGCGCAGCGCGGCCTTGCCGAGGGCCCGGACGCGGCGGTGCAGGTAGCGCTTGCCGCCGTCGACGCGGGTCTCGTCGCGGTAGCGGTGGGGTCCGGCGGCGCCGTTGCCGAGGCTGACGCCGAGGCTGCGGGGCTTGCGACGGGACATTCGGGCCTCTTCCTGTTCGGGTGGGTACGGGTCCGACACTAGCTCTAAACCCAATACGTAAGCAACGGGCTTAGCGGTCAGGGTGGTGGGGTGCGGCGGAGGCGTTCCGGGGCGTCCGGGTGATTGCCGGGCAATCACCGCGCCCGGTCGGCCGGCGCGCCCGGGCCAGGTCGCCGATCTACGCTGAAGGTGCTGCTGGAGGTTCGTGTGCCGCCCTTCGATCTGCCCGTCCCGCTGGCCCTGGCCCGCGCGGTCGACGCCGTCCCGGAAGGGCCGCACCTTGCTCTGGAACCGAAGTGGGACGGCTGGAGATGCCAGGTGTGGACCGGCGGCGCTCGGGTGTGGAGCCGGCACGGCACGGACCTCTCGCGTGCGTTCTCCGACGTCGCAGCCGCCGCGCGGGCGCTGCCGGACGCGGTCCTGGACGGCGAGCTGGTCGCGGTGCTCGACGACGGCAGCGGGGTCGCCTTCGACCGGCTGCAGAGCCGGTCCGCCGGCCGCGGTCCCCGGCGCGGGGCGGACTTCACCGTGCACGTCGCCCTCTTCGACGTCCTGGCGGTCGGCGACGTCGACACCCGGCCGCTGCCGTACGCGCGGCGGCGCGCCGAACTGCTGCGGCTCCTCGAGGGCGGTCCGGACACCCTGCGGCCCGTGCCGTCCACCGGGGACATGCGCGAAGCGCTGGCCTGGGTCGGCGCGCTGTCCGGCGTGGAGGGCCTGGTGGCGAAGCCGAGCGGCCGGTACGCCGAGGGGCTGCGCTCGGGCTGGCTGAAGTGGCGCCGCAGGCACACCACGGAGGCCGTCGTGATCGGGGTGACCGCCACGGCGCCGGCCGCGCAGGCCCTGGTGCTGGGCCGGCCGAGCGGCGGGCGGATGCGGGCCGTCGGGGTGAGCCTTCCCCTGCCCCAGCCGCTGCGCCTGGCCGTGGCGCCGCGGCTGCACCCGGCCGGCGGGATGCGTGAACTGCCGGGCACGGTGGGCGGGTTGCCCGGCGCGGACCCGGTGCGCTACCGGCCGGTGGCGCCGGAGGTGGTGGTGGAGATCGAGGTCGACCAGGAGCGGCTGGAGTTCGGCCGCTACCGGCACCGCCCGCGCGTACGGCGCGTCAGGGGGGACCTGACGCCCGGTCTGCTCGACGAGGCCCCGTAGGGCAACAAGGAGGGGCCCACCGCTCGAGCAGTGGACCCCCCAATGGTGCGGCTCCGGGACTCTTGTCTACCCGGCCCCCGCTCCGCTCGCTCCCACCCGGGACCTTCGCGGAGCGGCTCTTTATGAGGCCACCCGTCGCCCGTCGGCGGCGGTTCCAGCTAGCCAGCGCGCGTTCTGGCCGCGTGGGAGCGGAAGGAATCGAACCTCCCTCGTTGCCGCGTGAGCGGCACGGTGTTTCCGAACTCCCGTGCAAGGGGCCGCTGGTGCGGTTCCCTACGAACACAACCATACAACGTCTCATTGTATTGATGTCAGTATTTTCGGAGGCGGACCGCGAAGTCCGCCCCGGCAGCGGACGTGCGGAAGGGCCCGCCTCGCGAGCGGCGGGCCCTTCATGGAGCGGTCCGGGACTCTTACCCGGCCCCCAGCCCCGTCCCCCTCCATCCGGAGGTACGAGGGGGTCCGGCTCTCGATGAGTCCGCTCCCCCGCCCCGCGGTACCCGGGGCGACACCAAGACAATACAACGGTTCATTGTATGGAGTCCAGGGGGTTTTACCGGTCCGGATCGAATCCGGCAGGCACGGTCAGCCAGCCCGGCGCCTCGGCCAAGGCCGCGTCGTGCCCCACTGTGTACGCGCCGTCCGGGGTGACGCACCCGGCGGCCGGGACGTACGAGCCGGTGCAGCGGACCTCCACGTGCCAGGCGAGCGGGCCGGGCGCGGCCGGCGGGCAGGCGTCGTCCGGGTGGGCGAAGTAGTACTGCATCCGCCCGCCGGGACCGTCCACGCTGTACGTCTCGCACGGCAGCC
The genomic region above belongs to Streptomyces sp. NA02950 and contains:
- a CDS encoding ATP-dependent DNA ligase; translation: MLLEVRVPPFDLPVPLALARAVDAVPEGPHLALEPKWDGWRCQVWTGGARVWSRHGTDLSRAFSDVAAAARALPDAVLDGELVAVLDDGSGVAFDRLQSRSAGRGPRRGADFTVHVALFDVLAVGDVDTRPLPYARRRAELLRLLEGGPDTLRPVPSTGDMREALAWVGALSGVEGLVAKPSGRYAEGLRSGWLKWRRRHTTEAVVIGVTATAPAAQALVLGRPSGGRMRAVGVSLPLPQPLRLAVAPRLHPAGGMRELPGTVGGLPGADPVRYRPVAPEVVVEIEVDQERLEFGRYRHRPRVRRVRGDLTPGLLDEAP